CAGGCGGTTGTCCCTTACCGGGTTTCTCCGTAGCAGGTGGAAAGTGTGGCATACCGTGTTGTACACGTTGCAGAGGTACTGCCGTCCCGGTCGCATCCAGTGGAGCGCATCGCAGTAGGCGGTCAGTTCGGGTATCTCGTCCCGCTTGCGGTGCTGTTCCGCCAGTTCGTCCAGTATGGCGTAATGGGTGGTGGACATACCCAGCAGGATAATGATTGCCTTGTAGTCCTTGTATGCCGCCAGTGTCGGCGTTTCCGGCAGGCTTTTGAGCGTGTCGCACACGTGGGCGCACAGCCGCCCGTCCTTGCTGAACGGTTCAAGTTCCAAATAGTTGTCCATTTTCCGGCTGTTGTGCAGCAGCCATGTTACCTTTTCGTCCAGTTCCTTGCAGGACGCTTCCAACTCCGCTTCGGGAGCAGGAAGCAATAATGATGTAATCCGTTGTTCCATATCTGAATAAATTGATTTGTTTTCTGTACGTTACCCGGTAGCCCATAGCCAAAACTTTTGGATTAGCCGCCAAACCACGTGATAAAGGAACATGGCGGCAAGCATAAGAAAACCTGCCCGCAGGAAATATTCTTCAATGCGCTGCCAAACGCTCGTTTTTCGTTCGGGCATCAGTATGTCCGCCACTTCCTCAAAGGTCTTGCAGGCGAAAATCGCTTGCCGGAACTCGTCTGCGCTGTTCCAGCATTCTTCCTTGAACCACCGTGTCTTGGGGTATCGTTCCGCTACCAGTTCTTGCAGTTTCCGTAACGGGAACGGTTCGGGGTTGTCCCCGTACTCGTATTCAATGGAAATCACACGTCCCTGCATCCTGATACAATATCCGAATATCCCTTGCCACTTCACTTTGTGCGCCCCCTTTTCAACATATTTCGTCCCGGTTGCATCCACTACAATGTAG
The Bacteroides caecimuris DNA segment above includes these coding regions:
- a CDS encoding helix-turn-helix domain-containing protein, whose product is MEQRITSLLLPAPEAELEASCKELDEKVTWLLHNSRKMDNYLELEPFSKDGRLCAHVCDTLKSLPETPTLAAYKDYKAIIILLGMSTTHYAILDELAEQHRKRDEIPELTAYCDALHWMRPGRQYLCNVYNTVCHTFHLLRRNPVRDNRLLVTEKELRHAERMLPELGRQTFTEMVRLKGYMVYDAEQLADKCGMEYGSFRRKVKKMTGYTAKEWVIKERAKDVEHYLKNTNLTLTEVAFTTGFASTSNLNDFCKAYLLNTPGEIRRKAQETRKCTVTRT